The window CATCGCCGTGCTCAAGGGACTCGACGCGGTGGCTTGGGACGCGTTAAGTCACGCGTACGGCAGTGCGGAGGACGTGCCGGGGATGTTGCGGCGCGCCGCCGCGGCCGACGCCGAGGAGGCTGCGGCGGCCGTCGAAGAACTGAACGGCAGCGTCTTTCACCAAGGTTCGGTCTATTCCGCGACGGTGGCCGCGGTGCCGTTCCTGGTGCGGCTCGCCGGGGAGGCGCTGCACGACCGGGCCGGACTGCTCTGGATGGTCGGGATGCTCGCCGACGACCGGCACGCCTATGGCTCGGAATTCGTGCGGGTTCGGGACGCTGTTTCGGCGCAGCGCGCTGCGCTGGTCTCCTTACTGGCCGATTCGGATCCGACCGTGCGGGAGGCGGCGGCCTACGCGGCCGCGAAGTCCGGTGCTGACGCCGACGTGTTGTTCCCGCGCTGGACCGCCGAGGCTCATCCGTCGGTTCGGGCGTCCCTCGCCTTGGCTCTCGGCGAGGCCGGCCTGGCCATGGCCGAACCAGCGGCACGAGGCGAGCCGGCGGTGCGAGTGGCGGCGGCGCTCGCGCTGATGCGTTCGGGGGCCGAGAGCCTGCCGAGCATCGACGCGCTGGTCACTGCGGTGGAGGTGGGTGCCTCCGTCCATTACTGCTGGGCTGGGGATGGCGACTGGCTCAGCGAGGTCGTCGGAGCACTGCCCACCCCGGCGGTGGTCGACGTCCTCGGCCGGCTACTGCGGTCGGACGAACCGAAGGCCAGGAATGTCGCTCTCTGGACGCTGAACGAGCGGTGCGACGCGCAACGCTCCGCGCCGGCCGCGCTGGTTCCCCTGCTAGCGCCGCTCGTCCGCGACACCGCCTCCACGACGCGCGAACAGGCTGTCGGGGCGTTGCGTCGAGCGGGAGCGGCAGCCGGGATGTTCGCCGATGACTTGGCCGCGGCGGCCGCTGGATACCCTGACACTCACGCGGCGTCCAGCGCGGTGCTGACGTTGCAGCGGCTCGGTGATCCGCGCTGGGTCGCTCCTGTATGCGCGGCGCTCCAGCGAGACCATCGGCCTCGCTTCCTGCCGCGGCTGATCGTCCGATGTACGCCAGAGGTCCGCGCGTCCGTCCAGGATCAGCTGGCGAAGCACCCTGTTACTGCAAACGGTCTCGCCGCCGCGATCGCATTGTGGAGCACGGAGGCCGAGCCGCTCGTACCCGAGCTGGTCGCCGCCCTGCCGCAGGCCGGGTTACCGGTCGCTGACGCCCTGCTGACACTCGGCCACGACGAGGTCGCGGTCGCGGTGCCGCACTGGCGGGAGCTCGCGGCCGAGAAGGCGGATCTGCGCGCTGCCATCGCCGTCTACCGGCTGACCGGGGACGCCGGTGCACTGCACGCCGCTCTGCGTGCACGTCTGGTCCCCGGAGTCAGCGCGGCTCGGCGCCCGGTGCCGAGCTTCGACGGTTTGGGCGACGCCCTGACCCCGCTGCTGCCGGCGGCCAGCGTCCACCTCACCGGGGAGGCCGCACGAACGTATCCCCAGCGGGAACTGCAGATGCTCGCCGCACGGGTGGTCGCCGCGGTGTCCGGGCCCGAAGACGTCCTACCGACCGTCGAAGCAGTGCTGATCGCTGGGGACACCCCGGCGAGAGAAGCGGCCGACCTGATCGGCGAGTGGTCGACGCCCGACCGGCGGGGGCGCCTGGAGCCGTTGCTCCGTGACCGCCTGAGCGACCGGTGGAGCCGGCTGGCTGCGGCGCGAGCACTTGCACGATTCGGCGTCCCGACGGCAGAGCTGGCAGGTCCGCTGGCCCAGGGAGTCACCGACTACGCGGGCCGGTATGCGCTCGACATGATCGTCGAACTTCGGGCGGTCGAAACGATCCCCGCACTGGAAAGACTGCTCCGCGGCGAGGAACGAGTCGCCCTAGCAGGCGATGCCGACGATGTCGTATGGGCCGATGAGCTCTTTCGCGAACGTGTGCAGAAAGCGATCGACGAGCTCACCACGTAGACAGATGCCGCCGGGAAGACCTCCGCGTCACAGAGCGACGACGCTCCCACATGGCGACCGCGTGCCCTAACCAGGCGATAGCCCATGGCGGCAGAAGAGTGAATCGCTGGGAACGCGCTGCGCGAATTCTCAAAGGGCGCTGAACTCATTCCGCTGAGTCGGTCGTGCGGCCCTGAACTCGCGCTAGCCACTCGTCGAGGCCGGCCAATGCCTCACGGGTGTACCTACCGCAGCGAGGGCAGGACGGATCGCCGCCGTCGGGACCTACTGGCCATTGGTAGACCACGGCGGCGCCTGTTTCGCTTTCCAAGCGGATTGCGAGGACACGGCCCTGTTCATCCCAGGGCGTGCCGACCCCGATGCGGGGAACCTCCGGTTCAGGCGCGCGGGACGAGGCTTGTTCCTCCCAGAGGTCCTGCCAAGTCTGGAGTTCGTCGGCGAGCTCGGATGAGATGCCTAGCGCGTCCGGGGTAGTCATGCCACGGCCCCAGACGGGGAAGGCGCAGTAGTCGGGAAAGAGGTCGAGCCGTCGAACCCCCGGTGGTGGTGGTCCCTGGGGGCACCACTTGGCATGCTGGCGGAAGCCGGAGTCATCGTCCATCACCCGCCATCGTGCCACCGGCGAGACGCACGACCGCGGCACCACCCTCCCTCGGCGGCAGTTCCGGGTGTTTGCGATGCGTGGCCGATCCCAGTTGCCAGGTCGTGTTTAGGTGTTGCCATCGGCCGTTAGTGTCATCGCCCGTGAAGGTCTGGCCGGAGCGCCCCAGCATGGCGGACGTCGAGTCGGTAGTGCGCGGCTATGTTGGCCTGGTGCGGGCCGGCCGGGTGGACGACGCCGTCCAACTCGTTGATCACTCTTCCGCCCGGCACGTCCTCGCGTCACTGTGGCGCGCCGTCGCTGAGGCTGTTACGGATCCGGACGACCCACTTCACTGTCTGCGAGGTGGCTGGGAGCATGATCTGTCCTGGCTGGGCGAGTTCGACATCGCGGAGCGCGTCCGTTGGAGCGAGACGGGTAGTCACCTCTGCGCAGATGTCACCTACCGGGGCGTGCTCACCGAACTTGAGCTGTCCTTCTGGGTCAAACCTGCCGCGTCCGGCTGGATCGTCGCGGGACCGGCCACCTTGTGGTAGCGCAACGAATCTCTCAGCCTGGTACGTGAGCGCATGTTGCGTCGCCCTGATCGTTGCGTTCGGGCATCCGCTCGTCGGCAAGAGCGGACGTCGGCGCACCGGTGCAGTCGGCTACGCCGAGTAGCCCCTGGGTCGGCTTACACCCCTCAGCCGTCCGCAGGAGGCGGTAGTCGAGAGTGGCGACCATCCCGGTGCCGAGTAGGACGGCGAGGCCGGTGGGTGCGGCTGAGGAACGCAACCGGCGGGGCGGCCGGGAACGACGCTATCGAACCGTGCGGGGGACGCCGTTGTCCGACCAGGGCGACGACGGTGCGCTGCTCGCGCAGGCGTTGGCCAGCACTCTGCGGGAACGCGCTGCCCGGCGTGCGCCCCGTGGTCCCGGAGTGACCGTCGACGGCGAACTCTGGGTGGCGCCCCAGGTGTGGCAGGAGGTACGCAGACGGCTCGTCGAACTCGCCGAGGAACTCCACCGTGCCGCGCAGCCACCCCATGCAGCGGACACCGTCGCCCTGGGGGTCACGGTTATGGCGTTTCCGCTGCTGGACGCCCGCCCGCTCCCGAAGCCGTGAATGAAGTCAGGTGGCTGCATGGCCGTTCGGCGGGTCCGGGCGTTGGACGGTGTAGAGGACGAACGGTGCTTCGGGTTGGATCTGGTGGTGTCCTTCGACGAGGCCGGGACGCAGGATCTGGCCGGTGTAGTGCATACCAAGGCGTCGCATGACGGCTTGTGAACGCTGGTTGTGGCGCTCGGTGAAGGCGATTACGTCCGGTGCGTCGAGGTGGTCGAAGGCGAGGGCCAACCCGGCTCGGCCGATCTCGGTGGCGTAGCCCTGTCCCTGGAATGGTCGGCGGATGGCCCAGCCGATCTCCAGCCGCCGCGCACCGGCGACGTCTGTGTAAGAGAGCCCGCCGCGGCCGACGAGTTCGCCGGTGTCCTGTTGGT is drawn from Cryptosporangium aurantiacum and contains these coding sequences:
- a CDS encoding GNAT family N-acetyltransferase; the encoded protein is MRLTPRLRLEPISPRHAHELWLLHQDDHIATWYGGTWSRQTAADAARTWGQGWSEDRAGKWLAYQQDTGELVGRGGLSYTDVAGARRLEIGWAIRRPFQGQGYATEIGRAGLALAFDHLDAPDVIAFTERHNQRSQAVMRRLGMHYTGQILRPGLVEGHHQIQPEAPFVLYTVQRPDPPNGHAAT